From the genome of Aricia agestis chromosome 9, ilAriAges1.1, whole genome shotgun sequence, one region includes:
- the LOC121730490 gene encoding UPF0489 protein C5orf22 homolog gives MGNHSEPTPLKIFKRIPIHVVEEHNDALQHIYSAIGAMRLPLENNTLLHLDAHPDMLVDRKLKGEEARAGKSVLPLLQIENWIVPAAAAGHIGRVVWLRPPWARQLADGTRSVRVGDQPDTGLLRLDSAEPYYLSDALFSPRLVNERIFQLTVAELSDTNDVRELANGLAVGKPYILDIDLDFFSTGNPFLKLYESIKLYDRLEEIFGFQLPIDDSEESILRCVESREKQLVELESLFDYLEKNNELDEYGGAKSELYEKVYRLARLVWKEAERMNERPDWWAIYAAGCTRDQGGLPHHISSDSEIHVAVTRTLKSLLLHLPQPTIITISRSTDDGYCPPDQVDLIQSLVLETLKDIYDSEEPILHYLSMNTD, from the exons ATGGGTAATCACAGCGAGCCGACGCCGCTGAAGATATTCAAACGCATTCCGATACACGTGGTGGAGGAGCACAACGATGCGCTGCAGCACATCTACTCCGCCATCGGCGCGATGAGGCTGCCGCTGGAGAACAACACGCTACTTCACCTGGACGCGCACCCGGACATGCTGGTAGACCGGAAGCTGAAGGGGGAGGAGGCGCGGGCGGGCAAGAGCGTTCTTCCGCTGCTGCAGATAGAGAACTGGATCGtaccggcggcggcggcgggtcACATCGGGCGCGTGGTCTGGCTGCGGCCGCCCTGGGCGCGCCAGCTCGCGGACGGCACCCGCAGCGTGCGCGTCGGCGACCAGCCCGACACCGGCCTGCTGCGCCTCGACAGCGCCGAGCCCTACTACCTCTCCGACGCCCTCTTCTCCCCCCGCCTCGTCAACGAGAGAATATTCCAGCTGACTGTAGCGGAGCTCAGCGATACCAATGACGTCAGAGAGCTCGCGAACGGCCTCGCCGTGGGCAAACCCTACATCCTCGATATAGACTTAGATTTCTTTAGCACGGGAAACCCGTTTCTCAAGCTGTACGAGTCTATCAAATTGTACGACCGCCTCGAAGAAATTTTCGGTTTCCAACTGCCCATCGACGATAGCGAGGAGAGCATCCTGAGGTGCGTCGAATCGAGAGAAAAGCAGCTCGTGGAACTCGAGAGTCTATTCGATTatttagagaaaaataatgaGTTGGACGAGTACGGAGGCGCGAAATCGGAACTCTACGAGAAG GTGTACAGGCTAGCTAGACTAGTGTGGAAGGAAGCAGAACGAATGAACGAGAGGCCAGACTGGTGGGCGATATACGCGGCGGGCTGCACGCGGGACCAGGGCGGGCTGCCGCACCACATCAGCTCCGACTCCGAGATCCACGTCGCTGTGACACGGACGCTGAAGAGCCTACTGTTGCACCTTCCCCAACCCACCATTATCACGATCTCGCGCTCAACAGACGATGGATACTGTCCTCCTGACCAG GTTGATCTCATACAGTCTCTAGTTTTGGAAACCCTTAAAGACATCTACGACAGCGAAGAACCGATATTACATtacttaagtatgaacacagATTAA